A genomic window from Silene latifolia isolate original U9 population chromosome Y, ASM4854445v1, whole genome shotgun sequence includes:
- the LOC141628054 gene encoding uncharacterized protein LOC141628054: protein MVEVIASQSISEIFALNIDVPENLNSEIVQDDVVDEAEVMEEAKLQLKVNKGPVMTYRMFKEYVRGYQNVGASLEDFKNFSRDIKKFLSEGVAQMLIEHFMKIKRMCPSFYFDFEKLPEKVGPVICKETEFLKEINSCVWGEAVEHAEFEERWTTIVEAHRLSDNEWLQEKPRKACSRNLHFENFDEFKEEIKAACFTSAIGDKEKDKNHAILYIDVKDHYSFEKIPSKYLFNRWSKLATCQPIFNSDGQLLADCRSVDAQKNKLSELWSEMFTCVSLVEQSSVNCDELLNILRGFKERVLAETTSSVADDGGNSSIGKKRDKNAEIRMLLGTSVPSEIKILSPRQCENKGSGKRMISQRERAGEVSKKPLRRCKAYGQMANHDSRNCDRPKDH, encoded by the exons atggttgaagTTATTGCATCTCAATCCATATCAGAAATATTTGCCCTTAACATTGATGTTCCTGAAAATCTGAATTCAGAAATCGTACAAG ATGACGTAGTAGACGAGGCAGAGGTAATGGAGGAGGCAAAG TTGCAACTCAAGGTTAACAAAGGTCCAGTTATGACCTATAGGATGTTTAAGGAGTATGTCAGAGGTTATCAGAATGTGGGTGCTTCATTGGAAGACTTTAAAAACTTTTCAAGGGATATCAAAAAGTTCTTGTCAGAAGGGGTTGCTCAAATGCTTATTGagcattttatgaaaataaaaagaATGTGTCCATCCTTTTACTTTGACTTTGAG AAGTTGCCAGAGAAGGTAGGGCCTGTGATATGTAAAGAAACTGAGTTTTTGAAAGAGATAAACTCATGTGTTTGGGGCGAAGCTGTGGAGCATGCTGAATTTGAGGAAAGATGGACAACCATTGTAGAAGCTCATAGGTTGTCGGATAATGAGTGGCTTCAGGAAAA ACCTAGAAAAGCATGCAGCAGAAACCTACACTTCGAGAATTTCGATGAGTTCAAAGAGGAAATAAAAGCAGCATGCTTTACATCTGCCATTGGGgacaaagaaaaagataagaatcaTGCAATTCTCTACATAGACGTCAAGGATC ATTATAGTTTTGAGAAAATTCCAAGCAAATACCTATTTAATAGGTGGAGCAAACTAGCAACCTGCCAGCCAATCTTCAATTCTGATGGGCAGTTGCTTGCTGATTGCAGATCAGTCGATGCACAGAAGAACAAACTGAGTGAATTGTGGTCAGAAATGTTCACTTGTGTGTCACTAGTTGAACAAAGTTCTGTTAATTGTGATGAGTTACTAAACATTTTACGTGGGTTCAAGGAAAGGGTACTTGCAGAAACAACAAGTAGTGTCGCTGATGATGGTGGTAATAGTAGTATTGGAAAGAAAAGGGACAAAAATGCTGAAATTAGAATGCTCTTGGGAACAAGTGTGCCTAGCGAAATTAAAATTTTGTCTCCAAGACAATGCGAAAACAAAGGCTCGGGAAAAAGAATGATTTCACAAAGAGAAAGAGCGGGGGAAGTCAGTAAGAAACCACTAAGAAGATGCAAGGCTTATGGGCAGATGGCGAACCACGACAGCAGGAATTGTGACCGACCAAAGGATCACTGA
- the LOC141628055 gene encoding uncharacterized protein LOC141628055 produces the protein MDASEVAALIVGDIDETLEKRDIIIETRSGRLQRISELHPSYLSLQYPLLFPFGEDGYRLGIKHSEKSISKSSKGENARNQLTLREFFAFRIQDRPLDKEPSTLLSSGKAFQQFLVDGYMMVESQRLSFIRYNQPKLRSESFKILADSVARGETEPSSSGSRIIVPPSFLGGRSYLKANYQDTMVICKWCGYPDLFITFTCNPKWPEITRFLKKKGLRSEDRPDILDRVFKIKLQELMKDLKERHIFGRTRGVVYTIEFQKRGLPHAHILLFLHRDDKFPEVADVDKLICAEIPDPATDPVLYEAVKEYMIHGPCGDGYPQSPCMVDSNCSRHFPKKFNDRTIVDSEGYPRYRRRKNGREVEKGGKLLDNSFVVPYNTTLLLKYRAHINVEWCNQARTPPVERLDFHLPNEQRVVFNDEDHINTVLERDNINKTMFLKWMEYNKHHPEARELTYAEFPMKYVWKRDKKRWSERERGFSLGRMHHMSPGGGELYYMRTLLNFVKGPTSYEDIRTFNKEVFPTFKEACYARGLLGDDKEYIDAIIEASDWGSGVYLRHLFATLLMAGNLAKPELRERAATKDALAEIEALLKSNGSTLRRFENMPSLDDSFTSGDINQLILGELSYDKDALKEEHVKLITSMTDEQRAVYDEIMDAVKAQRGGVFFVYGYGGTGKTFIWKTLCAAIRSEGEIVLAVASSGIAAILLPNGSTAHSRFGIPINASEHSTCPRIKPGTDLAELLIRTKLIIWDEAPMVNKNCFEALDKSLKDVMRSSAGGDQNKPFGGKVVVFGGDFRQILPVVPKGSRQDIVGASISYSYLWSECKVGDGLLGGPNDGEVDIEMPEDILIPQTSDPIANIVNSTYPSLEDNLGSHEYLQERAVLAPTHEIVETVNDYILSKIPEIEKEYLSSDEISKEESNIYMQDLYSTEFLNTIKCSGIPNHNLKLKVGAMVMLLRNIDQTRGLCNGTRLVVTNLGERVIGATIITGSKVGDKVYIPRLSLSPSDETKFPVKFVRRQFPVTVCFAMTINKSQGQSLSHVGLYLPRPVFSHGQLYVAISRVTSKKGLKVLICDQEGVTSNVTTNVVYKEIFDNL, from the exons ATGGATG CTTCTGAGGTTGCAGCTCTTATTGTTGGGGACATTGATGAAACATTAGAGAAGAGGGACATAATTATTGAGACGCGTAGTGGCCGATTGCAACGAATATCTGAGTTGCATCCTTCCTACCTATCATTGCAGTATCCTCTCCTATTTCCATTCGGCGAAGACGGTTACAGACTCGGCATCAAGCACAGTGAAAAATCAATTTCTAAGTCAAGCAAAGGTGAAAACGCACGAAATCAGCTAACTCTTCGTGAGTTTTTTGCTTTCCGTATACAGGATCGACCGTTGGACAAAGAACCTTCAACGTTATTATCATCGGGTAAAGCATTCCAACAATTCTTGGTTGACGGCTATATGATGGTGGAATCACAACGGCTTTCCTTTATCCGTTACAACCAGCCAAAACTTCGATCAGAGAGTTTCAAAATTCTAGCTGATTCGGTAGCAAGGGGAGAGACCGAACCATCTTCATCTGGGAGCCGTATCATTGTACCACCATCATTTTTAGGAGGTCGCAGTTACTTGAAAGCAAACTATCAGGATACCATGGTTATTTGCAAATGGTGTGGTTACCCCGATCTGTTCATCACATTCACGTGTAATCCAAAGTGGCCAGAAATAACCAGGTTCCTCAAAAAGAAGGGACTAAGGTCTGAGGACAGACCtgatatactcgatcgagttttcaaGATAAAGCTACAAGAGCTCATGAAAGACTTAAAAGAACGTCATATTTTTGGGCGCACAAGAGGAG TGGTATACACAATTGAATTCCAGAAACGTGGCCTACCTCATGCTCATATATTGCTCTTCTTGCACCGAGATGATAAGTTCCCCGAAGTTGCTGATGTGGATAAATTGATATGCGCAGAGATACCAGATCCGGCTACAGATCCTGTTCTGTATGAGGCAGTTAAGGAATACATGATACACGGTCCGTGTGGGGATGGTTATCCACAATCTCCGTGTATGGTTGATTCCAATTGCTCTAGACATTTTCCAAAAAAATTTAACGACCGAACAATTGTCGACTCTGAAGGATACCCTCGGTATAGGAGGAGGAAGAATGGACGAGAAGTTGAAAAGGGTGGCAAACTTCTTGATAATAGCTTTGTAGTCCCATACAATACCACATTGTTGCTTAAATATCGCGCACACATTAATGTGGAGTGGTGCAATCAGGCGAG GACACCACCCGTTGAGAGGCTAGATTTTCACCTACCAAATGAGCAGAGGGTTGTTTTTAATGATGAAGACCACATCAACACGGTCCTTGAAAGAGACAATATTAATAAGACAATGTTCTTAAAGTGGATGGAATATAACAAACACCATCCTGAAGCAAGAGAATTGACATATGCTGAGTTTCCGATGAAGTATGTGTGGAAAAGGGATAAAAAGAGATGGTCCGAAAGAGAACGGGGATTCTCCCTTGGAAGGATGCACCATATGTCCCCTGGTGGTGGTGAACTGTATTATATGAGAACACTATTGAATTTTGTCAAGGGTCCTACATCATACGAGGACATACGGACGTTTAATAAGGAAGTTTTTCCAACGTTTAAAGAAGCGTGTTACGCTCGAGGCTTGCTTGGTGATGACAAAGAATATATTGATGCTATCATAGAAGCGAGTGATTGGGGATCAGGTGTATACCTAAGACACCTCTTTGCCACCTTATTAATGGCTGGCAACTTAGCTAAGCCTGAGTTA CGAGAGAGAGCTGCAACAAAAGATGCTTTGGCAGAAATTGAAGCATTGCTCAAAAGCAATGGTAGCACCCTTCGTAGGTTTGAAAATATGCCATCCCTTGATGATTCATTCACATCAGGAGACATAAACCAATTGATATTAGGTGAGTTGTCTTATGACAAAGATGCACTAAAGGAGGAGCATGTTAAACTTATCACATCTATGACAGATGAGCAAAGAGCTGTGTATGATGAAATAATGGATGCAGTCAAGGCTCAACGAGGAGGGGTCTTCTTTGTCTATGGATACGGCGGTACGGGAAAAACTTTCATATGGAAGACGTTATGCGCCGCCATAAGAAGCGAAGGAGAGATTGTACTTGCTGTCGCTTCAAGTGGGATTGCAGCAATCCTACTTCCAAATGGATCGACAGCTCATTCAAGATTTGGTATACCGATCAATGCGTCCGAGCACTCCACGTGTCCGCGCATAAAACCGGGTACTGATTTAGCGGAATTATTGATAAGGACTAAGCTTATTATCTGGGATGAAGCACCCATGGTCAATAAAAATTGTTTTGAGGCTCTTGATAAGAGTTTGAAGGATGTTATGAGGTCCTCGGCTGGTGGTGACCAGAATAAGCCCTTTGGTGGTAAAGTTGTCGTCTTTGGCGGCGACTTTCGTCAGATTCTACCGGTGGTGCCGAAAGGGAGTAGGCAAGATATCGTGGGCGCTTCGATCAGTTATTCATACTTATGGTCTGAATGCAAG GTGGGAGATGGGTTACTCGGCGGCCCTAATGATGGGGAGGTTGATATTGAGATGCCAGAGGACATTCTCATACCCCAAACAAGTGACCCTATTGCAAACATTGTCAATAGCACTTATCCATCACTGGAAGATAATTTAGGGAGCCACGAGTACTTGCAAGAACGGGCGGTTCTTGCTCCCACGCATGAAATCGTTGAGACAGTCAATGATTATATATTGTCGAAGATTCCCGAGATTGAAAAAGAATACTTAAGCTCAGATGAAATAAGTAAAGAAGAGAGCAATATATACATGCAAGATTTGTACTCTACCGAGTTTCTCAACACTATAAAGTGCTCTGGTATCCCCAATCATAACCTAAAGTTGAAAGTCGGTGCTATGGTAATGCTCCTTCGAAACATTGATCAAACCCGTGGTTTATGCAACGGCACAAGGCTGGTGGTTACTAACCTAGGGGAACGCGTTATTGGTGCCACTATCATAACCGGTAGCAAGGTGGGGGACAAAGTATATATACCTAGATTATCTTTGTCTCCTTCAGATGAGACTAAGTTCCCCGTTAAGTTCGTAAGAAGACAATTTCCAGTGACCGTATGTTTTGCTATGACTATTAATAAGAGCCAGGGACAATCTCTCTCCCATGTTGGGCTTTACCTCCCTAGGCCGGTGTTTAGTCATGGACAATTATACGTTGCAATCTCAAGGGTAACAAGTAAGAAGGGATTGAAAGTGCTTATTTGTGACCAAGAAGGGGTCACATCTAATGTGACGACAAATGTCGTCTACAAGGAAATATTTGATAATTTGTAA